In a single window of the Candidatus Celerinatantimonas neptuna genome:
- the ylxH gene encoding Flagellum site-determining protein YlxH gives MLNNFSTDFNQASGLRMMQKNNKVKVIAVTGGKGGVGKTNITLNMAVAMAAQGKRVMVLDADLGLANVDVMLGLRVTRNLSHVLSGECSLDEILVEGPNGILIAPATSGTQSMVELSPAEHAGLIRAFSELQTPIDVLLVDTAAGISDMVLSFARASQDIIVVVCDEPTSITDAYALIKILSKEHGCYKFKIVANMVRSLREGQELYTKLTRVTERFLDATLELVACIPYDNNVRQSVRKQKVIVEGFPKSPAALAFRSLASKAATWSVPEQAGGHLQFFIENLLKKESS, from the coding sequence ATGCTGAATAATTTTTCTACCGATTTTAATCAGGCAAGTGGCTTAAGAATGATGCAGAAGAACAACAAGGTGAAAGTCATTGCTGTAACAGGTGGTAAAGGTGGTGTGGGTAAAACCAATATCACACTGAATATGGCTGTGGCGATGGCTGCACAAGGAAAGAGGGTTATGGTCCTTGATGCTGACTTGGGGCTGGCTAATGTCGATGTGATGCTGGGATTACGTGTTACGCGTAATCTATCTCATGTTCTTTCTGGAGAATGCTCACTGGATGAGATTTTAGTTGAAGGGCCTAATGGGATCTTGATTGCTCCGGCAACATCAGGGACCCAGTCGATGGTTGAATTATCACCTGCAGAACATGCTGGTTTAATCAGGGCGTTTAGTGAATTGCAGACACCTATCGATGTTTTGCTGGTGGATACTGCGGCGGGTATATCGGATATGGTGCTTAGTTTTGCTAGAGCGTCTCAGGATATCATTGTCGTTGTCTGTGATGAGCCCACATCCATTACTGATGCGTATGCACTGATAAAAATTCTATCAAAAGAGCATGGCTGCTATAAATTTAAAATAGTAGCAAATATGGTACGTAGTTTACGGGAAGGACAGGAACTTTATACTAAATTAACTAGAGTGACAGAGCGATTTCTCGATGCCACATTGGAGTTGGTTGCTTGTATTCCCTATGATAATAATGTTCGCCAGTCTGTCCGGAAGCAAAAAGTGATTGTTGAAGGCTTCCCCAAATCACCAGCGGCGCTTGCATTTCGTTCGTTAGCAAGCAAAGCGGCAACTTGGTCGGTGCCTGAGCAGGCTGGGGGGCATCTCCAGTTCTTTATCGAAAATCTGCTGAAAAAAGAGAGCAGTTAG
- the cheY_1 gene encoding Chemotaxis protein CheY, producing MKILIVDDFSTMRRIIKNLLRDLGFNNTHEADDGNTALPMLKGGDFEFVVTDWNMPGMQGIDLLKNIRADGELKHLPVLMVTAEAKREQIIEAAQAGVSGYIVKPFTAATLKEKLDKIFERLQ from the coding sequence ATGAAGATTCTTATTGTTGATGACTTTTCAACGATGAGACGTATTATCAAAAATTTGCTTCGGGATCTGGGTTTTAACAATACTCATGAGGCCGATGATGGTAACACGGCGTTGCCAATGCTCAAAGGGGGCGATTTCGAGTTCGTGGTTACGGATTGGAATATGCCTGGTATGCAGGGTATTGACTTGCTTAAAAATATTCGTGCAGATGGCGAATTGAAGCATTTGCCTGTGTTGATGGTTACAGCGGAAGCAAAACGAGAACAGATTATTGAAGCAGCTCAGGCTGGTGTAAGTGGTTATATTGTAAAACCTTTTACTGCAGCCACATTAAAAGAGAAGCTTGATAAAATTTTCGAAAGGCTGCAATAG
- the cheZ gene encoding Protein phosphatase CheZ produces the protein MSDEAPLISLEEAKQLTTLLEQGDVVQANVIVTRAYTVNSDQLFKRVGELTRELHDSLNEFKFNIRMNELANHDMPDARDRLNYVIEMTDNAANKTMDAVEAGIPLAERFNEQISSVMPSWRHLMERNLSLGEFKSLCHQIDAFLYNSAIDADKLRQMLTEILMAQDFQDLTGQMIRKVIVLVQEVEGRLVEMLTIFGDSFKESSGSPKSPGIESEGPIHNKDTRDDVVNSQDDVDDLLSSLGF, from the coding sequence GTGAGTGATGAAGCACCACTGATTTCTCTCGAAGAGGCAAAACAGTTGACCACACTTTTAGAACAAGGTGATGTGGTCCAAGCAAATGTTATTGTGACGAGAGCTTATACGGTTAACTCTGATCAATTATTCAAGCGCGTTGGTGAGCTGACTCGTGAATTGCATGATTCTCTGAATGAATTCAAATTTAATATCCGGATGAATGAGTTAGCGAATCACGATATGCCAGATGCTCGGGACCGGCTGAATTATGTCATTGAGATGACTGATAATGCTGCAAATAAGACAATGGATGCAGTCGAAGCAGGCATCCCTTTGGCTGAACGTTTTAATGAGCAAATTAGTTCTGTGATGCCTTCTTGGCGCCATCTGATGGAACGAAATCTGAGCCTGGGAGAATTTAAGTCTTTATGTCATCAGATTGATGCATTTCTTTATAATTCTGCTATTGATGCCGATAAGCTCAGGCAGATGCTCACCGAAATTTTGATGGCACAGGATTTTCAGGATTTAACAGGGCAGATGATTCGTAAAGTTATTGTGTTGGTTCAGGAAGTAGAAGGTCGTCTTGTTGAAATGCTGACTATATTTGGAGATAGCTTTAAAGAATCATCCGGTTCACCAAAAAGTCCGGGCATTGAAAGTGAGGGCCCTATCCATAATAAGGACACCAGGGATGATGTTGTCAATTCGCAGGATGATGTTGACGACCTGCTATCCAGTTTAGGATTTTAA
- the fliA gene encoding RNA polymerase sigma factor FliA has product MNKAYAYSNMVADDTETIVARHSALVKRIAHHLMARLPSSVIVDDLIQSGMIGLIEAARNFDGSKGASFETYAGIRIRGAMLDEIRRGDWVPRSVHKNSRMINEAIAAIERKKGRDAKDSEIAAYLNVSMREYHAMLSDVSSGKILGIDDLGVSEDVISSEETRAQNRPFEGFASQRFQDALTECIQGLPEREALVLSLYYDEELNLKEIGEVLGVSESRVSQIHSQALARLKVRMRDWTQ; this is encoded by the coding sequence GTGAATAAAGCATATGCATATAGCAATATGGTCGCGGATGATACGGAAACGATTGTTGCTCGCCATAGTGCGTTGGTAAAGCGAATCGCCCATCATTTAATGGCGAGGCTACCGTCGAGTGTTATCGTCGATGATTTGATTCAGTCCGGAATGATCGGATTAATCGAGGCTGCGCGTAACTTTGATGGAAGTAAAGGTGCCAGTTTTGAAACCTATGCAGGTATTCGAATTCGTGGTGCAATGCTTGATGAGATTCGCAGGGGTGATTGGGTTCCGCGATCGGTACACAAAAATAGTCGTATGATTAATGAAGCTATCGCGGCTATTGAGCGCAAAAAAGGGCGTGATGCCAAAGATAGTGAAATTGCTGCGTATTTAAATGTTTCAATGCGTGAATATCATGCCATGCTTAGTGATGTGAGTAGTGGAAAAATATTAGGCATTGATGATTTAGGTGTGAGTGAAGATGTTATTAGTAGTGAGGAAACCAGAGCTCAGAATCGGCCTTTTGAAGGATTTGCGAGTCAGCGGTTTCAAGATGCTTTAACTGAATGTATTCAAGGGCTGCCTGAGCGGGAAGCATTGGTTTTATCGCTGTATTATGATGAAGAATTGAATCTTAAAGAAATTGGTGAAGTTTTAGGGGTATCTGAATCCAGAGTGAGTCAAATCCATAGTCAGGCCTTGGCTCGGTTAAAAGTTCGGATGCGAGATTGGACACAATAG